From Magnolia sinica isolate HGM2019 chromosome 13, MsV1, whole genome shotgun sequence, one genomic window encodes:
- the LOC131223540 gene encoding structural maintenance of chromosomes protein 2-1-like isoform X5 translates to MEMEQKDCSLKVDKLLERHSWIAAEKQLFGKSGTDYDFSSHDPRKSREELKKLQAEQSGLEKRVNKKVMAMFEKAEDEYNDLLSKKNIIESKIKKVIEELDEKKKETLKVTWVKVNKN, encoded by the exons ATGGAGATGGAACAGAAAGATTGCTCCCTGAAGGTAGATAAATTACTAGAAAGGCATAGTTGGATTGCAGCTGAGAAACAATTATTTGGAAAAAGTGGGACAGATTATGACTTCTCATCTCATGATCCTCgtaaatcaagggaggagctTAAGAAACTTCAAGCTGAACAATCTGG CCTTGAGAAGAGGGTCAACAAAAAAGTTATGGCAATGTTCGAGAAAGCTGAAGATGAATACAATGACTTATTATCCAAGAAAAACATCATTGAGT CAAAAATCAAGAAGGTGATTGAAGAGCTtgatgaaaagaagaaggaaacactAAAAGTTACTTGGGTTAAAGTGAACAA GAACTAG
- the LOC131223540 gene encoding structural maintenance of chromosomes protein 2-1-like isoform X2 — protein sequence MEMEQKDCSLKVDKLLERHSWIAAEKQLFGKSGTDYDFSSHDPRKSREELKKLQAEQSGLEKRVNKKVMAMFEKAEDEYNDLLSKKNIIENDKSKIKKVIEELDEKKKETLKVTWVKVNKN from the exons ATGGAGATGGAACAGAAAGATTGCTCCCTGAAGGTAGATAAATTACTAGAAAGGCATAGTTGGATTGCAGCTGAGAAACAATTATTTGGAAAAAGTGGGACAGATTATGACTTCTCATCTCATGATCCTCgtaaatcaagggaggagctTAAGAAACTTCAAGCTGAACAATCTGG CCTTGAGAAGAGGGTCAACAAAAAAGTTATGGCAATGTTCGAGAAAGCTGAAGATGAATACAATGACTTATTATCCAAGAAAAACATCATTGAG AATGATAAGTCAAAAATCAAGAAGGTGATTGAAGAGCTtgatgaaaagaagaaggaaacactAAAAGTTACTTGGGTTAAAGTGAACAA GAACTAG
- the LOC131223540 gene encoding structural maintenance of chromosomes protein 2-1-like isoform X4, with amino-acid sequence MEMEQKDCSLKVDKLLERHSWIAAEKQLFGKSGTDYDFSSHDPRKSREELKKLQAEQSGLEKRVNKKVMAMFEKAEDEYNDLLSKKNIIENDKSKIKKVIEELDEKKKETLKVTWVKVNK; translated from the exons ATGGAGATGGAACAGAAAGATTGCTCCCTGAAGGTAGATAAATTACTAGAAAGGCATAGTTGGATTGCAGCTGAGAAACAATTATTTGGAAAAAGTGGGACAGATTATGACTTCTCATCTCATGATCCTCgtaaatcaagggaggagctTAAGAAACTTCAAGCTGAACAATCTGG CCTTGAGAAGAGGGTCAACAAAAAAGTTATGGCAATGTTCGAGAAAGCTGAAGATGAATACAATGACTTATTATCCAAGAAAAACATCATTGAG AATGATAAGTCAAAAATCAAGAAGGTGATTGAAGAGCTtgatgaaaagaagaaggaaacactAAAAGTTACTTGGGTTAAAGTGAACAA GTGA
- the LOC131223540 gene encoding structural maintenance of chromosomes protein 2-1-like isoform X1, whose amino-acid sequence MEMEQKDCSLKVDKLLERHSWIAAEKQLFGKSGTDYDFSSHDPRKSREELKKLQAEQSGLEKRVNKKVMAMFEKAEDEYNDLLSKKNIIENDKSKIKKVIEELDEKKKETLKVTWVKVNKPIS is encoded by the exons ATGGAGATGGAACAGAAAGATTGCTCCCTGAAGGTAGATAAATTACTAGAAAGGCATAGTTGGATTGCAGCTGAGAAACAATTATTTGGAAAAAGTGGGACAGATTATGACTTCTCATCTCATGATCCTCgtaaatcaagggaggagctTAAGAAACTTCAAGCTGAACAATCTGG CCTTGAGAAGAGGGTCAACAAAAAAGTTATGGCAATGTTCGAGAAAGCTGAAGATGAATACAATGACTTATTATCCAAGAAAAACATCATTGAG AATGATAAGTCAAAAATCAAGAAGGTGATTGAAGAGCTtgatgaaaagaagaaggaaacactAAAAGTTACTTGGGTTAAAGTGAACAA
- the LOC131223540 gene encoding structural maintenance of chromosomes protein 2-1-like isoform X3 — MEMEQKDCSLKVDKLLERHSWIAAEKQLFGKSGTDYDFSSHDPRKSREELKKLQAEQSGLEKRVNKKVMAMFEKAEDEYNDLLSKKNIIESKIKKVIEELDEKKKETLKVTWVKVNKPIS, encoded by the exons ATGGAGATGGAACAGAAAGATTGCTCCCTGAAGGTAGATAAATTACTAGAAAGGCATAGTTGGATTGCAGCTGAGAAACAATTATTTGGAAAAAGTGGGACAGATTATGACTTCTCATCTCATGATCCTCgtaaatcaagggaggagctTAAGAAACTTCAAGCTGAACAATCTGG CCTTGAGAAGAGGGTCAACAAAAAAGTTATGGCAATGTTCGAGAAAGCTGAAGATGAATACAATGACTTATTATCCAAGAAAAACATCATTGAGT CAAAAATCAAGAAGGTGATTGAAGAGCTtgatgaaaagaagaaggaaacactAAAAGTTACTTGGGTTAAAGTGAACAA